One window of Streptomyces sp. FIT100 genomic DNA carries:
- a CDS encoding aldehyde dehydrogenase family protein: MSFFTDLAHQYIDGEWRTGSGSWDIIDFNPYNGEKLAAITVATVAEVDQAYRAAERAQRPWAETNPYTRRRVFERALRLVEERNEEIAEAIVEELGGTRLKARYEIHLAKEFLREAIQLAVRPEGRILPSPVDGKENRLYRLPVGVIGVITPYNFPLLVTLKSVAPALALGNAVVIKPNQNTPVVGGGLIAKLFEDAGLPPGLLNVLITDIAEIGDALIEHPVPKVISFAGSDRVGRHVGAVAGSHFKRTVLELSGNSALVVLDDADLDYAVDAAVFSRFVYQGQVCMAANRILVDRSVAAEFTEKFTAKTAALRTGERDPETQIGPVINTFQAEALAGLVDQAVADGAEALVRGRTRGNLVEPTVLTGLPEDSPLLQQEIFGPVALLATFDGEEEAVRAVNASPYGLSGAVHTRDVERGVRFAQRIETGMFHVNDSTIQDEPLIAFGGEKLSGLGRLGGDATVEAFTTQKWISVQHGRTRFPL; this comes from the coding sequence ATGTCCTTCTTCACCGACCTGGCCCATCAGTACATCGACGGCGAGTGGCGGACCGGCAGCGGTTCGTGGGACATCATCGACTTCAATCCGTACAACGGTGAGAAGCTCGCCGCCATCACCGTCGCCACGGTCGCCGAGGTCGACCAGGCGTACCGGGCGGCGGAGCGGGCGCAGCGCCCCTGGGCCGAGACCAATCCGTACACCCGCAGACGGGTCTTCGAGCGCGCCCTGCGTCTCGTGGAGGAGCGCAACGAGGAGATCGCCGAGGCGATCGTCGAGGAGCTCGGCGGCACCCGGCTGAAGGCCCGGTACGAGATCCATCTGGCCAAGGAGTTCCTGCGCGAGGCGATACAGCTGGCGGTGCGCCCCGAGGGCCGGATCCTGCCGTCGCCGGTCGACGGCAAGGAGAACCGCCTCTACCGGCTGCCCGTCGGCGTCATAGGCGTCATCACCCCCTACAACTTCCCCCTCCTGGTGACCCTCAAGTCCGTCGCGCCCGCGCTGGCGCTCGGCAACGCGGTGGTCATCAAGCCCAACCAGAACACCCCGGTGGTCGGCGGCGGGCTGATCGCCAAGCTCTTCGAGGACGCGGGCCTGCCGCCCGGTCTGCTCAACGTCCTGATCACGGACATCGCCGAGATCGGTGACGCGCTCATCGAACACCCCGTGCCCAAGGTGATCTCGTTCGCCGGCTCGGACCGGGTGGGCCGCCATGTCGGGGCGGTCGCCGGCAGCCACTTCAAGCGGACGGTCCTGGAGCTCAGCGGGAACAGCGCACTGGTCGTCCTGGACGACGCCGATCTCGACTACGCCGTCGACGCCGCGGTCTTCAGCCGCTTCGTCTACCAGGGCCAGGTCTGTATGGCCGCCAACCGGATCCTGGTCGACCGGTCGGTGGCGGCCGAGTTCACCGAGAAGTTCACCGCGAAGACGGCGGCGCTGCGCACCGGCGAGCGGGACCCGGAGACGCAGATCGGCCCGGTCATCAACACCTTCCAGGCCGAGGCGCTGGCCGGGCTGGTCGACCAGGCGGTGGCGGACGGCGCCGAGGCGCTCGTACGCGGACGCACCCGCGGCAATCTCGTCGAGCCGACCGTGCTCACCGGGCTGCCGGAGGACTCGCCCCTCCTCCAGCAGGAGATCTTCGGACCGGTGGCGCTGCTCGCGACGTTCGACGGCGAGGAGGAGGCTGTGCGGGCCGTCAACGCCAGCCCGTACGGACTGAGCGGCGCCGTGCACACGCGGGACGTGGAGCGGGGCGTGCGGTTCGCGCAGCGCATCGAGACCGGGATGTTCCACGTCAACGACTCGACGATCCAGGACGAGCCGCTGATCGCGTTCGGCGGCGAGAAGCTCTCCGGGCTCGGGCGGCTCGGTGGCGACGCGACGGTGGAGGCGTTCACCACGCAGAAGTGGATCTCGGTGCAGCACGGCCGGACGAGGTTTCCCCTCTGA
- a CDS encoding DUF397 domain-containing protein, which translates to MHDVYNGMAATELHGVVWQKSRHSNSQGSCVEFAKLPGGNVAVRNSRYPNGPALVYTPAEIEALLLGVKDGEFDHLTGG; encoded by the coding sequence GTGCACGACGTGTACAACGGCATGGCGGCGACAGAGCTTCACGGGGTCGTCTGGCAGAAGAGCAGGCACAGCAACTCCCAGGGATCATGCGTGGAGTTCGCCAAACTGCCTGGTGGGAACGTTGCGGTGCGCAATTCGCGCTACCCGAACGGGCCGGCGCTCGTCTATACGCCGGCCGAGATAGAAGCGCTGCTGCTGGGCGTGAAGGACGGGGAATTCGACCATCTGACGGGCGGCTGA
- a CDS encoding SRPBCC domain-containing protein, translating to MDDDDLTTIRVDQFLAHPPAKVWRALTEPELIAQWLMPCDFRLEVGHRYAMTSVPRPNTGFSGTVEAQVLAFERERMLRVQWADADPDSAVDWTITWSLEPEGRGTRLFLVHEGFDPDDPAQRMAHKIMGGGWRSSVMKGLEGTLDRL from the coding sequence ATGGACGACGACGACCTGACCACCATCCGGGTCGACCAGTTCCTCGCCCATCCGCCCGCCAAGGTCTGGCGTGCGCTGACCGAGCCCGAGCTCATCGCCCAGTGGCTGATGCCCTGCGACTTCAGGCTCGAAGTGGGGCACCGCTACGCGATGACCTCCGTGCCCCGCCCGAACACCGGCTTCTCCGGGACCGTCGAAGCCCAGGTGCTGGCCTTCGAGCGGGAGCGGATGCTCCGCGTCCAGTGGGCCGATGCCGACCCGGATTCCGCTGTGGACTGGACAATTACGTGGAGCCTGGAGCCAGAAGGCCGTGGAACGCGTCTCTTTCTCGTGCACGAGGGATTCGACCCGGACGATCCTGCCCAGCGGATGGCGCACAAGATCATGGGTGGCGGCTGGCGCTCGTCCGTCATGAAGGGGCTGGAGGGGACACTGGACCGGCTGTGA
- a CDS encoding ATP-binding cassette domain-containing protein, giving the protein MTDAIVVEGVHKAYGGKKALDGLDLVVCGGTVHAVLGPNGAGKTTAVRIMATLLRHDAGAVRVAGYDVRTKAAEVRRRIGLLGQHAAVDEELGGRQNLEMFGRLHHLGARRAGTRADELLERFGLADTGRKAVRQYSGGMRRRLDLAASLITEPQVLFLDEPTTGLDPRGRAEVWQSVRSLVGGGTTVLLTTQYLEEADQLADRISVIDGGRVVADGTADQLKAKLGGDRIDVVLRDAADLPRAAVLLPGDPAVDADRRLLSAPVSDRMAALTETVRALEEAGIEAEDIVLRRPTLDEVFLHLTKEAAA; this is encoded by the coding sequence ATGACGGACGCGATCGTCGTCGAGGGCGTACACAAGGCGTACGGCGGCAAGAAGGCCCTGGACGGGCTCGATCTGGTGGTCTGCGGCGGCACGGTGCACGCGGTGCTCGGGCCGAACGGGGCCGGGAAGACCACGGCGGTGCGGATCATGGCGACGCTGCTGCGCCACGACGCGGGCGCCGTGCGCGTGGCCGGGTACGACGTACGGACGAAGGCCGCCGAGGTCCGGCGGAGGATCGGCCTGCTCGGGCAGCACGCGGCCGTGGACGAGGAGCTCGGCGGCCGGCAGAACCTGGAGATGTTCGGGAGGCTGCACCATCTGGGCGCGCGGCGGGCGGGGACGCGGGCGGACGAACTGCTGGAGCGGTTCGGGCTCGCGGACACCGGCCGCAAGGCGGTCAGGCAGTACAGCGGCGGGATGCGGCGGCGGCTCGACCTCGCCGCCTCGCTGATCACCGAGCCGCAGGTGCTGTTCCTGGACGAGCCGACGACGGGACTCGACCCGAGGGGACGGGCGGAGGTGTGGCAGTCGGTGCGGTCGCTGGTCGGCGGCGGCACGACCGTCCTGCTGACCACGCAGTACCTGGAGGAGGCCGACCAGCTGGCCGACCGGATCTCCGTGATCGACGGGGGGCGGGTCGTCGCGGACGGCACGGCCGACCAGCTCAAGGCGAAGCTGGGCGGCGACCGCATCGACGTCGTCCTGCGGGACGCTGCGGACCTGCCGCGCGCCGCCGTGCTGCTGCCGGGCGACCCGGCCGTGGACGCGGACCGGCGGCTGCTCAGCGCACCGGTGAGCGACCGGATGGCCGCGCTGACCGAGACCGTGCGCGCGCTGGAGGAGGCCGGGATCGAGGCGGAGGACATCGTCCTGCGCCGGCCGACCCTCGACGAGGTCTTCCTGCATCTCACCAAGGAGGCGGCCGCGTGA
- a CDS encoding DUF2786 domain-containing protein, whose protein sequence is MERALGGALYADDDDALDTGASLLAAEPAADAELTRRGEGFVRRAWERGWQPADVVRMVGRDLDETHVRLAAGLIASETRRYGNDLPPRWRAQLDELPEPYEKGATDRFSYATAVLELYRLLVRLPAIEPVGPVPGTPLHVPAAPGEEPRMLARIRALLAKAEATGYPEEAEALSAKAQELMARHSVDEALLAARTHRADAPGACRVGVDAPYETAKAILLDAVASANRCRAVWNSALGFSTVVGFESDLEAVELLHTSLLVQCTAAMTRAEAAQRAGGRKRTKTFRQSFFLAYADRIGARLAEAASQAAQEAGSGDLLPVLAARDVAVTAHADRLFPETVKARVRGATDAEGWRHGRTAADTARMPPREGRGELPG, encoded by the coding sequence GTGGAGCGGGCGCTCGGCGGCGCGCTGTACGCCGATGACGACGACGCGCTCGACACCGGCGCGTCCCTGCTGGCCGCCGAACCGGCCGCGGACGCGGAGCTGACGCGGCGCGGTGAGGGGTTCGTGCGCCGCGCCTGGGAGCGGGGCTGGCAGCCCGCCGACGTCGTACGCATGGTCGGGCGCGACCTCGACGAGACGCACGTACGGCTGGCGGCCGGGCTCATCGCGAGCGAGACGCGGCGGTACGGGAATGATCTTCCACCGCGGTGGCGGGCGCAGCTCGACGAGCTGCCCGAGCCGTACGAGAAGGGGGCCACGGACCGGTTCTCGTACGCGACGGCCGTGCTGGAGCTGTACCGGCTGCTCGTACGGCTGCCGGCGATCGAGCCGGTGGGTCCGGTGCCGGGTACGCCCCTCCATGTGCCGGCCGCGCCGGGGGAGGAGCCGCGGATGCTGGCCAGGATCCGTGCGCTGCTCGCCAAGGCCGAGGCGACCGGCTACCCGGAGGAGGCGGAGGCGCTCAGCGCGAAGGCACAGGAGCTGATGGCGCGTCACAGCGTGGACGAGGCGCTGCTTGCGGCGCGCACGCACCGCGCGGACGCCCCCGGCGCGTGCCGTGTGGGCGTGGACGCGCCGTACGAGACGGCCAAGGCGATCCTCCTCGACGCCGTCGCGTCGGCGAACCGCTGCCGCGCGGTCTGGAACAGCGCGCTGGGCTTCTCCACGGTGGTCGGTTTCGAGTCCGACCTGGAGGCGGTCGAGTTGCTCCACACCTCCCTGCTGGTGCAGTGCACCGCGGCGATGACACGCGCCGAGGCGGCGCAGCGTGCCGGCGGCCGCAAGCGGACCAAGACCTTCCGGCAGTCCTTCTTCCTGGCCTACGCCGACCGCATCGGCGCCCGGCTGGCCGAGGCCGCGTCGCAGGCCGCGCAGGAGGCGGGTTCCGGGGACCTCCTCCCGGTGCTCGCCGCCCGGGACGTCGCCGTGACGGCGCACGCCGACCGCCTCTTCCCGGAGACCGTGAAGGCCAGGGTCCGCGGCGCCACCGACGCGGAGGGCTGGCGCCACGGGCGGACGGCCGCCGACACGGCTCGCATGCCCCCGCGCGAGGGGCGCGGCGAACTGCCCGGGTAA
- a CDS encoding DinB family protein gives MVTHVPAEAQGDERGALLNFVEAQRGAIRRSVLGLTEEQAASRPSASELSLSGLLKHVAEAELNWLRMAQQQPNERQRTEQTWSDSFRLMDGESVPETLAFWESVAKETEEFIRSVPSLDDTFPLPEAPWFPKEGSVSMRWLMLHLVEEIGRHAGHADIIRESLDGKDAYELVALERDGAGS, from the coding sequence ATGGTCACTCACGTTCCCGCAGAGGCTCAGGGAGACGAGCGCGGCGCGCTGCTGAACTTCGTGGAGGCGCAGCGCGGCGCGATCCGCCGCTCGGTGCTCGGGCTCACCGAGGAGCAGGCGGCGAGCCGCCCGAGCGCCAGTGAGCTGTCGCTCTCCGGCCTGCTCAAGCATGTGGCGGAGGCCGAGCTGAACTGGCTGCGGATGGCGCAGCAGCAGCCGAACGAGCGGCAGCGCACCGAGCAGACCTGGAGCGACAGCTTCCGGCTGATGGACGGCGAGTCGGTCCCGGAGACGCTCGCGTTCTGGGAGTCGGTGGCCAAGGAGACCGAGGAGTTCATCCGCTCGGTGCCGAGCCTGGACGACACCTTCCCGCTGCCCGAAGCCCCCTGGTTCCCGAAGGAGGGCAGCGTCTCCATGCGCTGGCTGATGCTGCACCTGGTCGAGGAGATCGGCCGGCACGCCGGCCACGCGGACATCATCAGGGAGTCCCTGGACGGCAAGGACGCCTATGAGCTGGTCGCCCTGGAGCGGGACGGGGCCGGGTCCTAG
- a CDS encoding sugar O-acetyltransferase → MGDNKRRMLAGDWYLPDDPELAADTERRFALCAAYNADGGAAAADRAGILAELLGSVGPDVRIRPPFQCDFGRYIRIGEGTFVNFGAVFLDVAPITIGAHCQLGPNVQLLTATHELDAARRREGWEKGVPITIGDNVWLGGGVIVCPGVTIGENTVVGAGAVVTKDLPAGVLAVGNPARVVRTLS, encoded by the coding sequence ATGGGCGACAACAAGCGGCGCATGCTGGCCGGAGACTGGTACCTGCCCGACGACCCCGAACTCGCCGCCGACACCGAGCGCCGCTTCGCGCTCTGCGCGGCGTACAACGCGGACGGCGGCGCCGCGGCCGCCGACCGGGCCGGGATCCTCGCCGAACTCCTCGGCTCCGTCGGGCCCGACGTCCGCATCAGGCCGCCGTTCCAGTGCGACTTCGGCCGCTACATCCGGATCGGCGAGGGCACGTTCGTCAACTTCGGCGCGGTCTTCCTCGACGTCGCACCGATCACGATCGGCGCGCACTGCCAGCTCGGACCCAACGTCCAACTGCTCACCGCCACCCACGAACTGGACGCGGCGCGGCGGCGCGAGGGCTGGGAGAAGGGCGTGCCCATCACGATCGGCGACAACGTCTGGCTGGGCGGCGGGGTCATCGTCTGCCCCGGCGTCACGATCGGCGAGAACACGGTGGTGGGGGCGGGTGCGGTGGTGACGAAGGACCTGCCGGCAGGCGTGCTGGCAGTGGGGAACCCGGCCCGGGTGGTCCGCACGCTGTCGTGA
- a CDS encoding PadR family transcriptional regulator, whose protein sequence is MSAIRLLVLGAVRQHGRAHGYQVRNDLEFWGAHEWSNAKPGSIYHALKQMAKQGLLHAHETAPSTAGGPPRTEYEITERGTEEFLTLLREALTSYDQKTDVLSAGVGFIVDLERSEAVELLKERVRRLEEWRASVTEYYTPEEGPESLGHIGEIMNMWVHSADAGAAWTRGLIERIEGGAYTFAGEGEPFVGVLGEGQENPYATGVPHEGDQL, encoded by the coding sequence ATGTCAGCGATCCGGCTTCTGGTCCTCGGGGCCGTACGCCAGCACGGGCGGGCGCATGGATACCAGGTCCGCAACGACCTTGAGTTCTGGGGCGCGCACGAGTGGTCCAACGCGAAGCCGGGCTCGATCTACCACGCGCTGAAACAGATGGCCAAGCAGGGCCTGCTGCACGCCCATGAGACCGCGCCCTCGACGGCCGGCGGCCCGCCCCGCACCGAGTACGAGATCACGGAGCGGGGCACCGAGGAGTTCCTGACGCTCCTGCGCGAGGCGCTGACGTCGTACGACCAGAAGACGGACGTCCTCTCGGCCGGCGTCGGCTTCATCGTGGACCTGGAGCGGAGCGAGGCGGTGGAGCTGCTCAAGGAGCGGGTGCGCCGCCTGGAGGAGTGGCGCGCCTCGGTCACCGAGTACTACACCCCCGAGGAAGGGCCCGAGTCGCTCGGTCACATCGGCGAGATCATGAACATGTGGGTCCACTCGGCGGACGCCGGGGCGGCGTGGACGCGCGGTCTGATCGAGCGGATCGAGGGCGGCGCGTACACGTTCGCCGGGGAGGGGGAGCCCTTTGTGGGGGTCCTCGGCGAGGGGCAGGAGAACCCGTACGCGACGGGCGTTCCCCATGAGGGGGATCAGCTCTAA
- a CDS encoding ATP-binding protein, translating into MGTNGSTMLEPLRQGLPPIDPAAVSCSASCALPARYEAVRGARKFTSRTLTQWELADRFDDVALVVSELVTNALRHALPADTPRERDQEPPVRLHLMRWTGRLVCAVRDPSEESPVAGEAEDSAESGRGLFLVDSFSDSWGWHPLAGPLTGKVVWALFRLHAE; encoded by the coding sequence ATGGGGACGAATGGATCGACCATGCTCGAGCCGTTACGGCAGGGGCTTCCGCCGATCGATCCCGCGGCCGTCTCCTGCTCCGCCTCCTGCGCCCTGCCCGCTCGCTACGAAGCCGTGCGCGGCGCCCGGAAGTTCACCAGCCGCACGCTGACCCAGTGGGAACTGGCCGACCGCTTCGACGATGTGGCGCTCGTCGTCTCCGAACTCGTCACCAACGCCCTCAGGCACGCCCTGCCCGCGGACACACCGCGCGAGCGGGACCAGGAGCCGCCGGTGCGGCTGCATCTGATGCGCTGGACGGGACGGCTGGTGTGCGCGGTGCGCGATCCCAGCGAGGAGAGCCCGGTGGCGGGTGAGGCGGAGGACTCCGCGGAGTCCGGCCGGGGACTGTTTCTGGTCGATTCCTTCAGCGACAGCTGGGGTTGGCATCCACTGGCCGGACCGTTGACCGGAAAAGTGGTCTGGGCGCTGTTCCGGCTGCACGCGGAGTGA
- a CDS encoding helix-turn-helix transcriptional regulator: MVAIGEREDRLFAALANTTRREVLRLLREDGPQPVQAIADHFAMRRPSLSEHLKVLREAGLVSEERSGRQRIYRLEAAPLADVQDWLHPYERFWRDRLSDLGALLDRMPDDES, translated from the coding sequence ATGGTTGCCATCGGTGAACGCGAGGACCGGCTCTTCGCCGCGCTCGCGAACACCACCCGCCGTGAAGTGCTCCGGCTGCTGCGCGAGGACGGTCCCCAGCCCGTCCAGGCCATCGCCGACCACTTCGCCATGCGCCGGCCGAGCCTCTCGGAGCACCTCAAGGTGCTGCGGGAGGCCGGTCTCGTGTCCGAGGAGCGGTCGGGCAGGCAGCGCATCTACCGTCTCGAAGCGGCCCCGCTCGCCGACGTGCAGGACTGGCTCCACCCGTACGAGCGGTTCTGGCGCGACCGGCTCTCGGACCTCGGCGCGCTCCTGGACCGTATGCCCGACGATGAGTCATGA
- a CDS encoding helix-turn-helix transcriptional regulator produces the protein MTAVESSGSVVRRILLGSQLRRLRESRGITREAAGYSIRASESKISRMELGRVSFKARDVEDLLTLYGVTDEAERDSLLGLAREANVAGWWHSFGDVLPGWFQTYIGLEGAASLIRIYEVQFVHGLLQTEAYAHAVVSRGMPGAPRAEIDRRVALRLERQKVLVSERAPRFHAVLDEAALRRPYGDRSVMQGQLRHLIDISEQSNITLQVMPFSFGGHAGESGAFTMLSFPESDLSDIVYLEQLTSALYLDKREEVAQYERVMERLQRDSPGPEESRDLLRGLLQLT, from the coding sequence GTGACCGCAGTGGAGTCGTCAGGTTCCGTGGTGCGGCGCATCCTGCTGGGCTCACAGCTGAGGCGGCTGCGGGAGTCGCGCGGAATCACCCGCGAGGCCGCCGGCTACTCGATCCGGGCGTCCGAATCCAAGATCAGCCGTATGGAGTTGGGCAGGGTGAGCTTCAAGGCCAGGGATGTCGAGGACCTCCTCACGCTCTACGGCGTCACGGACGAGGCGGAGCGCGACTCGCTGCTCGGCCTGGCCCGGGAGGCCAATGTGGCGGGCTGGTGGCACAGCTTCGGCGATGTGCTGCCGGGCTGGTTCCAGACCTACATCGGCCTGGAGGGCGCGGCCTCACTCATCCGGATCTACGAAGTCCAGTTCGTTCACGGCCTGCTCCAGACGGAGGCGTACGCACACGCGGTCGTCTCCCGCGGAATGCCCGGAGCGCCGCGCGCCGAGATCGACCGCCGGGTCGCGCTGCGCCTGGAGCGCCAGAAGGTGCTCGTCTCCGAGCGGGCGCCGCGCTTCCACGCCGTGCTGGACGAGGCGGCGCTGCGCCGGCCCTACGGCGACCGGTCGGTGATGCAGGGCCAGCTGAGGCATCTGATCGACATCTCCGAGCAGTCGAACATCACCCTGCAGGTGATGCCGTTCAGCTTCGGCGGCCACGCGGGAGAGTCGGGGGCGTTCACGATGCTGAGCTTCCCCGAGTCGGACCTCTCGGACATCGTGTACCTGGAGCAGCTGACGAGCGCGCTCTATCTCGACAAGCGCGAAGAGGTCGCCCAGTACGAGCGTGTGATGGAGCGGCTGCAACGCGATTCACCAGGTCCGGAGGAGAGCCGGGACCTCCTCCGTGGTCTACTCCAACTGACGTAA
- a CDS encoding VOC family protein — translation MNITHASFVTLPVSDQDRALAFYTEVLGFEVTADLQVPPGRWLQVAPKGAQTVFTLSGPGMGGFTPGSTRGIMLVTTDVDADCAKLTAAGVEVDGPNDVPWGRMAGFTDPDGNGLMLLTEKEGM, via the coding sequence ATGAACATCACTCACGCCTCGTTCGTCACGCTGCCCGTCTCCGACCAGGACCGTGCGCTCGCCTTCTACACCGAAGTCCTCGGCTTCGAGGTCACCGCCGACCTCCAGGTGCCCCCGGGGCGCTGGCTCCAGGTCGCGCCCAAGGGGGCCCAGACCGTCTTCACGCTCTCCGGGCCCGGCATGGGCGGCTTCACGCCCGGATCGACGCGGGGGATCATGTTGGTCACGACCGATGTCGACGCCGACTGTGCGAAGCTCACGGCTGCCGGGGTCGAGGTGGACGGGCCCAACGATGTCCCCTGGGGGCGGATGGCCGGTTTCACCGACCCCGACGGCAACGGTCTGATGCTGCTGACGGAGAAGGAAGGCATGTAA
- a CDS encoding ABC transporter permease yields the protein MNAYALTDSWTMTRRELAHWARQPVEVVVGLVFPVMLLLMFGYLIGGGRGVEGTYIGFLVPGMLALTMAFGLEATMTAVTQDLDKGVIDRFRSLPMADSAVLVGRSVADLLQSALSLVVMIGVAYAIGWRWNGGFGALLWALGLLLLLRFAMLWVGIHLAMVAGRPQLVQAVQILVWPVGFLSNAFATPASMPGWLGATVEWNPLSATATAVRELSGIAAGSDSWAAGHAQLLALAWPLVLVAVFFPLAVRRFVRLSH from the coding sequence GTGAACGCGTACGCACTGACCGACTCGTGGACCATGACCCGGCGCGAACTCGCCCACTGGGCGCGGCAGCCCGTGGAGGTGGTCGTCGGACTGGTCTTCCCGGTGATGCTGCTGCTGATGTTCGGCTATCTCATCGGCGGCGGGCGGGGCGTCGAAGGGACGTACATCGGCTTCCTCGTGCCCGGCATGCTGGCGCTGACCATGGCCTTCGGCCTGGAAGCGACGATGACGGCCGTCACCCAGGACCTCGACAAGGGGGTGATCGACCGCTTCCGGTCGCTGCCGATGGCGGACTCGGCGGTGCTGGTCGGCCGCAGCGTCGCGGATCTGCTCCAGTCGGCGCTCAGTCTCGTCGTGATGATCGGGGTCGCGTACGCGATCGGCTGGCGCTGGAACGGCGGGTTCGGGGCGCTCCTGTGGGCGCTCGGGCTGCTCCTCCTGCTGCGCTTCGCGATGCTGTGGGTCGGCATCCATCTGGCGATGGTGGCGGGCAGGCCGCAACTGGTGCAGGCCGTGCAGATCCTGGTCTGGCCGGTCGGCTTCCTCTCCAACGCCTTCGCGACCCCCGCGTCGATGCCCGGCTGGCTGGGCGCGACGGTCGAATGGAACCCGCTGTCGGCCACGGCCACCGCGGTACGGGAGCTGTCGGGCATCGCGGCCGGCAGCGACTCCTGGGCGGCGGGCCACGCCCAGCTGCTCGCCCTGGCCTGGCCGTTGGTCCTGGTCGCGGTGTTCTTCCCGCTGGCGGTACGGCGCTTCGTACGCCTCAGCCACTAG
- a CDS encoding glutamate decarboxylase encodes MALHKGGTRREESEERRRLSLNPFYGEADPVGSMTCAPPKHQLPDGPMAPSTAYQLVHDELMLDGNSRLNLATFVTTWMEPEAGVLMAECRDKNMIDKDEYPRTAELERRCVAMLADLWHAPDPATTVGCSTTGSSEACMLAGMALKRRWAKRNADRYPGAGARPNLVMGVNVQVCWDKFCNFWEVEPRLVPMEGDRFHLDPQAAADLCDENTIGVVAVLGSTFDGSYEPVGEVCAALDALKERTGLDIPVHVDGASGAMVAPFVDEDLVWDFRLPRVSSINTSGHKYGLVYPGVGWALWRSPDDLPEELVFRVNYLGGDMPTFALNFSRPGAQVVAQYYTFLRLGREGYRAVQQTTRDVARSLAERIEALGDFRLLTRGDQLPVFAVTTAPDVTNFDVFDVARRLREDGWLVPAYTFPPNREDLSVLRFVCRNGFSADLAELLVEDLKRAMPELRAQSAPLSKDKAAATGFHH; translated from the coding sequence ATGGCACTGCACAAGGGTGGTACGCGCCGCGAGGAGAGCGAGGAGCGGCGCAGGCTCTCCCTCAATCCGTTCTACGGGGAGGCGGATCCGGTCGGTTCGATGACCTGCGCGCCGCCCAAACACCAGCTTCCGGACGGGCCGATGGCACCCTCGACGGCCTATCAGCTGGTCCACGACGAGCTGATGCTCGACGGCAACTCACGGCTGAACCTGGCCACGTTCGTGACGACGTGGATGGAGCCGGAGGCCGGGGTGCTGATGGCGGAGTGCCGCGACAAGAACATGATCGACAAGGACGAGTACCCGCGGACGGCCGAACTGGAGCGGCGGTGCGTGGCGATGCTCGCCGACCTCTGGCACGCGCCCGACCCGGCGACGACGGTGGGCTGCTCGACGACGGGTTCGAGCGAGGCGTGCATGCTCGCGGGGATGGCGCTGAAGCGCCGGTGGGCCAAGCGCAACGCGGACCGCTACCCCGGTGCCGGCGCCCGGCCGAACCTCGTCATGGGCGTCAACGTCCAGGTCTGCTGGGACAAGTTCTGCAACTTCTGGGAGGTGGAGCCCCGGCTGGTCCCGATGGAGGGCGACCGCTTCCATCTCGACCCGCAGGCGGCCGCCGACCTCTGCGACGAGAACACCATCGGCGTGGTCGCGGTCCTGGGCTCGACCTTCGACGGGTCGTACGAGCCCGTCGGGGAGGTCTGCGCGGCGCTGGACGCCCTCAAGGAGCGTACGGGCCTGGACATCCCGGTCCATGTGGACGGGGCGTCCGGAGCGATGGTGGCGCCCTTCGTGGACGAGGACCTGGTCTGGGACTTCCGGCTGCCGAGGGTGTCGTCGATCAACACCTCGGGACACAAGTACGGGCTGGTCTACCCGGGGGTGGGGTGGGCGCTGTGGCGCTCGCCGGACGACCTCCCGGAGGAGCTGGTCTTCCGGGTCAACTACCTCGGCGGCGACATGCCGACGTTCGCGCTGAACTTCTCGCGGCCCGGGGCCCAGGTGGTGGCGCAGTACTACACGTTCCTGCGGCTCGGCCGCGAGGGCTACCGGGCGGTGCAGCAGACCACCCGCGACGTGGCGCGGAGCCTGGCCGAGAGGATCGAGGCGCTCGGCGACTTCCGCCTGCTCACCCGGGGGGACCAGTTGCCGGTCTTCGCCGTGACGACCGCCCCGGACGTCACGAACTTCGACGTCTTCGACGTCGCGCGGCGGCTGAGGGAGGACGGCTGGCTGGTGCCCGCGTACACCTTCCCGCCCAACCGCGAGGACCTGTCGGTGCTGCGCTTCGTCTGCCGCAACGGATTCTCGGCGGACCTCGCGGAGCTGCTGGTCGAGGATCTGAAGCGGGCCATGCCGGAGCTGCGCGCCCAGAGCGCGCCGCTGAGCAAGGACAAGGCGGCGGCCACCGGCTTCCACCACTGA